Proteins encoded by one window of Cloeon dipterum chromosome 4, ieCloDipt1.1, whole genome shotgun sequence:
- the Lac gene encoding lachesin isoform X1 has protein sequence MLPFVLLLAVLSPALAQRTPTISYISQEQIKDIGGTAELECSVQYAQDFPVLWMKVDKQSDSLPISTGSTLILRDSRFSLRFDSASSTYTLQIKDIQETDAGIYQCQIIIQLNNKVSADVDLLVRQPPVISDNSTRGIVVKEGQSVQLECYAGGFPLPKVSWRREDNAILPTGGSIYRGNILKIAQIQKEDRGTYYCVAENGVGKGARRNIAVEVEFAPVITVARPRLGQALQYDMDLECHIEAYPPPAITWSYKDVQLSSNQHYAITQFATNDEVTDTTLRVLSIEKRQYGEYICRAANQLGQTEARVQLFETTTPLCPPACDQTRYSAGEISAAINCMTILVMAAITYLWRL, from the exons ATGCTGCCCTTCGTCCTTTTGCTGGCCGTCCTGAGCCCTG CTCTGGCTCAGAGAACTCCGACCATCTCTTACATATCCCAGGAGCAGATCAAAGACATTGGAGGCACAGCGGAGCTTGAATGCTCAGTGCAGTATGCTCAG GACTTTCCGGTGCTGTGGATGAAAGTGGACAAGCAGAGCGACTCCCTGCCCATTTCCACCGGCAGTACTCTGATTCTGAGGGACAGTCGGTTCTCCCTGCGTTTCGATTCGGCCAGCTCGACCTACACCCTTCAGATCAAGGACATCCAGGAGACCGACGCGGGCATTTACCAGTGCCAGATCATTATCCAGCTCAACAACAAGGTCTCTGCCGACGTCGACCTGCTGGTGCGACAGCCGCCAGTCATCTCGGACAACTCGACAAGAGGCATCGTCGTCAAGGAGGGACAGAGTGTGCAGCTTGAGTGCTACGCCGGCGGCTTCCCGCTGCCCAAGGTCTCCTGGCGCAGAGAGGACAATGCCATCCTGCCCACTGGTGGCTCTATTTatag agGAAACATTTTGAAGATCGCGCAGATCCAGAAGGAAGACCGCGGCACCTACTACTGCGTGGCAGAAAATGGTGTCGGCAAGGGTGCCAGGAGAAACATTGCTGTGGAAGTGGAGTTCGCACCGGTCATCACCGTGGCTAGGCCGCGACTGGGCCAGGCGTTGCAATACGACATGGATTTGGAGTGTCACATTGAGGCCTATCCTCCCCCAGCTATCACCTGGAGCTACAAAGACGTCCAGCTCTCCTCCAACCAGCACTACGC CATCACTCAATTCGCCACCAACGACGAGGTGACTGACACCACCCTGCGTGTCCTGTCGATCGAGAAGCGTCAGTACGGCGAGTACATCTGCAGAGCAGCCAACCAACTGGGCCAGACCGAAGCTCGAGTGCAACTGTTCG AAACTACCACCCCATTGTGCCCTCCTGCTTGCGACCAGACCAGATACTCCGCGGGGGAGATCAGTGCAGCCATCAACTGCATGACTATTCTAGTTATGGCCGCTATTACCTACTTGTGGCGCCTGTAA
- the LOC135944486 gene encoding toll-interacting protein-like has translation MSSAVSPEQKNNERRQQVFLGPLPSDFLRINVSAQQLQEAADRQAAIALQQQYSGVPAYPQPTCLGKLNVTVAQAKLVKNYGMTRMDPYVRLRVGHSVYETHTDNNGGKNPHWNKVVQCLLAQKVNSIYLEIYDECSFTVDELIAWAHIPIPDAVMNGETIDEWYALNGKQGDQQEGHINLVLSFTAVTANMPQSYSLLYQPMSAPMVMVPSATGYGVQPIPVYQMPQPMPPVQQQQQQPAPAPQITEEEYKMIEEMFKNMDKEVIRSVFEANRGNKDLTINSLLQMNE, from the exons ATGAGTTCAGCCGTCTCGCCCGAGCAGAAGAACAACGAACGAAGACAGCAG GTCTTTCTCGGACCGCTGCCCTCGGACTTCTTGCGCATCAATGTGTCCGCCCAGCAGCTGCAAGAAGCGGCCGACAGACAGGCGGCCATCGCCCTTCAGCAGCAGTACTCGGGGGTGCCCGCCTACCCCCAACCCACCTGCTTGGGAAAACTCAACGTCACCGTTGCGCAG GCAAAACTAGTTAAAAACTACGGAATGACGAGGATGGACCCTTACGTGAGACTCCGAGTTGGACATTCTGTTTACGAAACTCACACTGACAACAACGGAGGGAAAAACCCGCACTGGAACAAGGTTGTGCAGTG CCTTTTGGCCCAAAAGGTCAACAGCATCTACCTTGAAATATACGACGAATGCTCCTTCACGGTGGATGAGCTGATTGCCTGGGCCCACATTCCCATTCCTGACGCAGTGATGAACGGCGAGACAATCGACGAGTGGTACGCCCTCAATGGCAAGCAGGGCGACCAACAAGAGGGCCACATCAATCTTGTCCTCAGTTTCAcg GCAGTGACTGCTAACATGCCGCAGTCGTACTCGCTGCTGTACCAACCTATGTCGGCTCCTATGGTGATGGTGCCTTCAGCCACTGGCTACGGCGTGCAGCCGATTCCTGTCTATCAAATGCCCCAACCCATGCCCcccgtgcagcagcagcagcagcaacctgCCCCTGCCCCTCAAATCACTGAGGAGGAGTACAAAAtg atagAGGAAATGTTCAAGAACATGGACAAGGAGGTGATTCGGTCGGTCTTCGAGGCCAACAGAGGAAACAAGGACTTGACCATAAACAGTCTGCTTCAAATGaacgaataa
- the LOC135944489 gene encoding ganglioside GM2 activator-like, translating into MLGSTLLNCSLISVLLLGFAAQTSLAHIFSKKKVIIKYLRYGNCGGTFDPVRFTDVQVSTTGDGDLVVSGKLDAYAKIEPPIKAIVKMKRRILGIWTPVPFCYNDFGSCDFDDICTYGRDYTNCPALLDEHDVPCECPIEKGRYILPGAQFSTKGTRWAGLIAGHYKGSIRLMHNEDQIACYNATWTLDD; encoded by the exons ATGCTGGGATCAACGCTCTTGAACTGCTCCCTTATCTCAGTGCTGCTGCTCGGTTTTGCTGCACAAACATCACTAGCGCACATATTCAGTAAA aaaaaagtaataataaaatatctgcgGTATGGCAATTGCGGTGGCACATTTGACCCAGTCCGCTTCACAGACGTGCAGGTTTCAACAACTGGCGATGGTGACCTAGTCGTTTCAGGAAAGCTGGACGCCTACGCAAAGATCGAGCCGCCAATCAAG GCCATAGTGAAAATGAAGCGGCGAATCCTGGGAATTTGGACGCCCGTGCCTTTCTGCTACAATGATTTCGGCTCATGCGATTTCGACGACATCTGCACCTACGGACGCGACTACACCAACTGTCCGGCGCTGTTGGACGAGCACGACGTGCCGTGCGAGTGTCCAATCGAAAAG gGTCGGTACATTCTTCCTGGCGCGCAGTTTTCCACAAAAGGAACTCGATGGGCGGGTTTGATAGCGGGACATTACAAGGGAAGCATCCGACTGATGCACAATGAAGATCAAATTGCCTGCTACAACGCCACTTGGACCCTCGACGACTGA
- the Lac gene encoding lachesin isoform X2, with product MLPFVLLLAVLSPALAQRTPTISYISQEQIKDIGGTAELECSVQYAQDFPVLWMKVDKQSDSLPISTGSTLILRDSRFSLRFDSASSTYTLQIKDIQETDAGIYQCQIIIQLNNKVSADVDLLVRQPPVISDNSTRGIVVKEGQSVQLECYAGGFPLPKVSWRREDNAILPTGGSIYRGNILKIAQIQKEDRGTYYCVAENGVGKGARRNIAVEVEFAPVITVARPRLGQALQYDMDLECHIEAYPPPAITWSYKDVQLSSNQHYAITQFATNDEVTDTTLRVLSIEKRQYGEYICRAANQLGQTEARVQLFETVIPNLRYRKVFSYSNGASFLMSQVLLVVTAILAAQL from the exons ATGCTGCCCTTCGTCCTTTTGCTGGCCGTCCTGAGCCCTG CTCTGGCTCAGAGAACTCCGACCATCTCTTACATATCCCAGGAGCAGATCAAAGACATTGGAGGCACAGCGGAGCTTGAATGCTCAGTGCAGTATGCTCAG GACTTTCCGGTGCTGTGGATGAAAGTGGACAAGCAGAGCGACTCCCTGCCCATTTCCACCGGCAGTACTCTGATTCTGAGGGACAGTCGGTTCTCCCTGCGTTTCGATTCGGCCAGCTCGACCTACACCCTTCAGATCAAGGACATCCAGGAGACCGACGCGGGCATTTACCAGTGCCAGATCATTATCCAGCTCAACAACAAGGTCTCTGCCGACGTCGACCTGCTGGTGCGACAGCCGCCAGTCATCTCGGACAACTCGACAAGAGGCATCGTCGTCAAGGAGGGACAGAGTGTGCAGCTTGAGTGCTACGCCGGCGGCTTCCCGCTGCCCAAGGTCTCCTGGCGCAGAGAGGACAATGCCATCCTGCCCACTGGTGGCTCTATTTatag agGAAACATTTTGAAGATCGCGCAGATCCAGAAGGAAGACCGCGGCACCTACTACTGCGTGGCAGAAAATGGTGTCGGCAAGGGTGCCAGGAGAAACATTGCTGTGGAAGTGGAGTTCGCACCGGTCATCACCGTGGCTAGGCCGCGACTGGGCCAGGCGTTGCAATACGACATGGATTTGGAGTGTCACATTGAGGCCTATCCTCCCCCAGCTATCACCTGGAGCTACAAAGACGTCCAGCTCTCCTCCAACCAGCACTACGC CATCACTCAATTCGCCACCAACGACGAGGTGACTGACACCACCCTGCGTGTCCTGTCGATCGAGAAGCGTCAGTACGGCGAGTACATCTGCAGAGCAGCCAACCAACTGGGCCAGACCGAAGCTCGAGTGCAACTGTTCG AGACTGTAATTCCAAACCTGCGCTACCGCAAAGTCTTCAGCTACAGCAACGGCGCGTCATTTCTCATGAGTCAGGTGTTGCTGGTGGTCACAGCCATTTTGGCAGCTCAACTGTAA
- the LOC135944488 gene encoding ganglioside GM2 activator-like: MYFSNFLGLACLTGFLAETAASNDIFPATTEIIRKRFKLRNTSWSSCGSDSDAIQIDSLDIEPGFIHLPGDITVNAQVTVNANITSPVKVTVVAKKKTFLGWITLPCWQQTFGSCTYEDVCSLTPYPDDCPEYFVDNNLPCHCPLTEGVVNVDNLTTTLYMSVPEWLEKGNYMAHVQFSHHDTKLACYEFRFQLA; the protein is encoded by the exons atgtatttttcaaattttctgggCCTCGCGTGCCTCACAGGCTTTCTTGCGGAGACAGCCGCCTCCAACGACATATTCCCAGCAACGACAGAG ATAATTAGAAAAAGGTTCAAACTACGCAACACGTCTTGGAGTAGCTGCGGCAGCGACTCGGACGCGATTCAGATCGACTCGCTGGACATCGAGCCCGGCTTCATCCACCTGCCAGGGGACATCACCGTGAATGCCCAGGTGACCGTAAACGCCAACATCACCTCGCCAGTAaag GTGACGGTTGTTgccaagaaaaaaacatttctcgGCTGGATCACGCTGCCGTGCTGGCAGCAAACTTTCGGCTCGTGTACCTACGAGGACGTGTGCTCCCTCACTCCCTACCCTGACGACTGTCCTGAATATTTCGTGGACAACAACCTGCCCTGCCATTGCCCGCTGACAGAG GGCGTCGTAAACGTGGATAACCTGACAACAACGCTGTACATGAGCGTGCCTGAATGGTTGGAGAAGGGAAACTATATGGCGCACGTGCAGTTCTCCCACCACGATACAAAATTGGCTTGTTATGAGTTCAGATTTCAGTtggcatga